From the genome of Coffea eugenioides isolate CCC68of unplaced genomic scaffold, Ceug_1.0 ScVebR1_147;HRSCAF=599, whole genome shotgun sequence, one region includes:
- the LOC113755438 gene encoding uncharacterized protein LOC113755438 — protein MSGKGKKLQPRFVGPYKVVQRVGNVAYKLELPPSLSRMPNVFHVSMLKKYHPDLSHILQLESIEIDETLTYEEKPVKLLDRKVKKLRNKRIPLVKVLWRNHGQEEATWEVEEAIRGKYPDLFANQESSAVYGTEN, from the exons ATGTCTGGGAAGGGAAAAAAGTTACAACCgaggtttgtagggccttataaggTTGTTCAACGCGTGGGGAATGTAGcatataagttggaattgccaccgAGTTTGTCTCGGATGCCTAACGTGTTCCACGTGtctatgcttaagaagtacCATCCAGACCTTTCTCATATTTTACAACTGGAaagtattgaaattgatgagactttgacctatgaggagaaaccggtaAAGCTTCTGGATAGGAAGGTGAAGAAATTGAGGAATAAACGGATACCGCTGGTaaaagttctttggaggaaccaCGGGCAAGAGGAAGCGACCTGGGAAGTCGAAGAAGCAATTCGAGGAAAGTATCCAGATCTATTCGccaatcaag AATCAAGTGCTGTTTATGGCActgaaaactag